tgctttggCTTTCCCCTTTACTCAAAGCTCAGCCCGTCTCCCACTCTTTCaggctttttcctccttttcctgttctctgATTTCagttctccctttctttctgaGGCACTGACCTCACACCTGATTGTTTTGTCTCTTAAGTCATCCCAGTCTTTGTACTCCCTTCTCCCAGAGCAGAGATCCTGGCCAGTTTCTGCACCAGAGGGAAAGGGTATCAACCCTTTGAATTGCCATCTAATATCTCGTGAAGTGGGGACAAAAGGGAAGGGATTTCCTTGCTTAATCTCCTTAAAGCACCTCCAAATGTCCTGTCATGGGCAGCTCTGGAGAGCTGGGACCTCTGGTAGGTCAGGGCTCAAGGGAACCCCGACACAGTTCGTGCTTGCAAGGTGCAGGGCTTGGAGAAGTAGATTCTGCACCCAAGGTTTCACAGAGGCCCAGGACATGCAGTTAAAAATTGTGGATGTGGCTGGATCAGACTGAGAAGTGTGAGTGTTCCTTGGCTGAACAGAGGTGTCACAGGCATTGGTCCACAATTTAATGTGCCAACAACTCTATTTTCCTGTCCCCATGGGACTTGCTGCCTTGTTAAGCCAAAGCAGTCCCCAGAGTCCATGTCCTAGGAAGAAGTGGGGAgcctgttgtttgttttttatgtgggttttttgttttgtgcatttttttttggttgtttgtttgggtttttttgtttgttttattttcagttgggtgttttctatttccttcaaaaattatCTCAAATGATCACAAGCTATGTTAGGTCTAAAACGTATTATGacatattaaaatatacaacataagatattaaaaatagtCAAGCAGTACGTGTTAGCTGAtacagtttttaagaaaaattgcCATACTTATCTGGGAAATATAACTGGCTAAGCATGTAGCAGCAGTTTATTTCAGTGCTTAAACCAGGCTTTGTGATCATAGGTGCCTCTTCTGCAAGTGAAAAGTGAGTATCATCTTCGTTTCAGTTTATTCAACAAGTTGAATTCAGTGATTAGTTCAGATAGAAACTGATTGCCAGCTGAAAAACCAGTAATCTCTCAATACAAAAGAGgcctgaagttttaaaaaagcagccaTTGCAATCTACTAACTGCTTATGATGCTGGAATATTTGTTGTGTTTCATAAGTCAGTTCTAAACACAAAACATTGTTCATACactccccttttctttctgctcttattGTTTGTTAtgatattttcatttaagtGATGAATACAATTTCAGAATGCTAGTTTGGTGCAAGCTCCTTTGCTTGTGCCAGCTTACAGAGATGGCAATGCCATAAAATCAGgcattttgtcttctttttatgCAACACCTCTAATCAGCTTCTGTGTGGAGGAAACTGAGAGAATGTTTAGCAAGCCATGAATTTTTCAGAGTTACTGTTCTCCAGCTGGCACCTGGGCCAAAGTGCTTTACTGACTCAGCCAGTTGTGGATCAGGCAGGTTACTTGAGAGGTGTCTGTTTGTGTTGCTGACAGTGGGATATGGTTGGAGTTAATGGAAGGAGGGTTGtgtttttctggggtttttccACATGccactgctcagcactgctcaggCCTGTGGAATGGGGTTGTTTCCAGAGAGCTGttccttccctgttccctttGCTTGATGGTGAAGACAAGGCTTACAAAAGAGCCTGGTAATTTTGCATCTTTGTTGGATACTGCACTTGGAGTGCAGTCTGATTTCATCTTATGCTCCAGAGCACTAACTGATGGCCAAATAGAActagaaggattttttttcttcctcctaagGCTCCTCCCAACTTAGCTTCCCACCCAACACCCCTTCTTTTTGTACTCTGCATCTTGGCATAGCCACATGTCCTGTGGGACCTCGAGGAGCCAGCATCCCCCACCTCAGGGTGAGCTCTGGGGGTGATGAGGCACAGGGGGGGAAGCATTCCccagcaggacaaggggcaatggttacAAACTGGAGCAGAAATGGTTCTGTAGATATATaaggaagactttttttccctgtgggggtgacagagccctgacccaggctgcccagggaggttgtggagtctcctccctggagacatccaaagcccacctggatgtgtccctgtgtcacctcctgcaggtgaccctgctctgcgGGGGTGGTTTGCACTCCAggatctctcaaggtcccttccaacccttcaCTTTCTTTAATTCCATGACTCTTAAGAGCTGGGCATGTACCAGAATGACCCCTGTGTGTCTCTCAGCAGCACGGATAGCCCCAAAGAGGGATTTGGACCCCATTCCTCAGTGCACAGCTGTTGTCATTTCCTACCTGACACTGCCGGAGGAGCTGGGGGTAGGAAATGTcagggctgtgcctggcagggtgagcacagccctgccctgcccatcccGTCCCcatggggcagagctgagggacCAAAGCCCCCTCCAGGCCTGCGAAGAGCCCGGGGTGGGTGGGAGCTGCCCGGCTCTGGGCCCGGCTGCAGGTGGCTCTTCTGGGCTTCCGTGCATGGCCAGACCCGGACCGGCAGACCCCCGAACAGAACCGAACCGAACCACCTCAGCATGTGCAGCCCCTGAGTCTGAAAAGTGACCCCCAGGAGCTCCGGGCACACCTCGAGGACCCCTGGGCACGGAGAGCGGGGAGTGCGGGGGCTTCCGAGGTGGCCGAACCTCGGCGAGCCCCGGGACAGGCACCGGTGGTGGCTGGGGGGAGGATGGGGGTGACAAGGCCGAAGCTCTGGGTTTGTCCCTGGCTCCAGGCAGCGGTGAggcagaaccagaaccagaaccgAGCCTTGCGGCCTCCCCGAGCTGCAATAAGGCCCTGGTGGCAATCGGGCCCCGGCAGCCTCGGGGTGAGGTGGGGGAAAGGCTGAGCCGGACTTGGCCCCGAGCAGCCAGACAGGGCCCCCCTGATGGCCTGGTCCTGCCTTGCAGCTGATGCAGCAGCAGACGACGGTTCTCTCCAGCTCCCATGGCAGCTACCTGAGCCCCGGAGTCGCCTTCTCCCCGTGCCACATCCAGCAGATCGGTGCCGTCAGCCTCAACGGGCTGCCAGCTGCTCCGCTCACACCAGCGTCAGGTGAGGGCCCGGTGTGGGCCAGGACACATCAAGTCCTTCACTGCCAACAAAACTCATGCCTCAGCATGGTGCTCCTACAGGTAAATCGGCTCTCACGTTCCTCTAGGCTCAGCATCTGGATTaggctctgctctcctggccACGCAGCACCTCAGGACAGCAGTCTGGGGTCCTGCAGACATTTCTGCAGTGTCCCCAGCACTCTCACGTGTTCAGTGCACGTTCTCTTCCCCAACTGCTGTTCTTTGGTGCAGTTTTTCCCTTTCATAAGGGAGGGCCGGATTCCCAGGATTGCACCTGACTATAGCAGTGCTTTTGTTCATGAATTCCCACGTGTATCAGCAATAATgtgtcctgctctgcagcacctgTCAGGAACAGGGCTGTGCCATGCTGGGTGCTCTACAAGCACCACCTAGAAGACAAAATAGCTTCATATGTAGCAGCCGTGCCAGGCAGATGGCAGGATAAGTGCAGGCTTGGTGGCACCTCAGCTGTCATGGGATGTCCTCTCTTCTTGCTCTGCAGGGCTCCATTCACCACCtctcctgggaacagcagctaTGCCAGGACTGGTGGCACCTGTTTCAAATGGCTTCACTGGAGTGGTACCATTCCCAAATGGGCATCCAACCTTGGAAACAGTTTACACCAATGGCCTTGTGCCATACTCAGGTAtggagagctgaaaaaaaaaaaaccaaccagcatCCAGAGACCTCAGGAACTGCAAttagctctgcttttctgaattCCCCACACAGAATACTTCCTGTAGCTCCCTACTGGCCAGACACTGAGACTCACTTgatggggagggtggggggagagagaCAGAACACGAGTGATTccatttgctgtgtttttatgtTCTCTGCAGCCCAGAGCCCTTCAGTAGCAGAGTCTTTGCACCCAGCCTTCACAGGAGTTCAGCAGTATGCAGGTACCAGCTTCCCTTGTCTCCCTCAGGCTCTTGTGTGACTGACCAGATGTCAGGTAAACAGTTTGTTCTGTCTCCTTGGAATACAGCTGTATATCCAAGCACCACCATTGCCCCCATTGCCCAGAGcatcccacagccacctcccattctgcagcagcagcaacgaGAAGGTGAGGATCATGGTGGGAATATTGTGTGTCTGGTAGggaagggaggtggtgggtgtTTGTGTAGCTCATCTTCTGCACCACAGAACCAACAGAGAGGAGATGGCACTAATCTTTGTCCACTCCTAACCATTAGTATTGGAGCTGTTACAGAACCAACCATGTGTCTGCACTGAGGGAACCAGAAGGGTTCAGAGGATGCTTGCTAACACAGCACTTCCTCCCCGTCTTTGCTGATGCCAGAACAACATTGGTGGAACAGTCAAACCAGCCTCTCTAACATactctcctctctcttcagCATTCCAACCTCATGactttgttttatattttatttcaaaactggTCTGGACAGAATATGTAAGCAAAGCATTCTTTGTCTGCTCCTGCTTTATACAGCAAGTGTCAGCAGGGCAAAAGCTCTGTGTGCTCATCAGGTTTACAGGGAGCAAGTGAAGGAGTGGGAGGACCAGGTCAGCCCATAAAGCAGATGTGTAGCAATTTTAAGATTTCCAGGATGAGCTGAAGGCAGCTACTGCATATCTGTGAGAAGGGAATTTTTAGGACTGGAAGAGCTATGAGCAAGGATCTGTCACCTCAGCTAAGTTATTTCTAGCAAAACAGCATGCAGAAGCTCAGGAGTTACTGTGTCCAGCACCCCATGAGGAAAATGGGCAATCTGTGAAAGTGAACCTGCTCTCCTGACACTCTGGCTCTGTGTATtgcctcccagctgctcttAGAGAGCCCTCAGAACCTTCCAGGGACCAATGACTGAGAGACAATCAAGGGGAGGTCAAGACAGAAGGAAGCAGTGCTGGGGTTCTCCAGTGCTGTGCTCTGAGTTAAGCCCTTTTACCCTTCCCTTTGGGGGTTCTCTGTTTTGTCCCTCCCCGTGCCTGCAGGTCCTGAAGGCTGCAATCTTTTCATCTACCATCTCCCTCAGGAGTTTGGAGACAATGAGTTGATGCAGATGTTCCTGCCCTTTGGCAATATCATTTCTTCCAAGGTATTCATGGATCGTGCCACCAACCAGAGCAAGTGTTTTGGTGAGTGCTGGTGCCAGTGGGCAAGGGAAGCAAGGACACTGGTGCATTGGGCATGGCACCAGCACTGGCTTTACTGTCCCTGCCTGTGTCCTGTCCTTCAGGTTTTGTAAGCTTTGACAACCCAGCCAGTGCACAGACTGCTATCCAAGCCATGAATGGCTTCCAGATTGGCATGAAACGTTTGAAGGTGCAGTTAAAACGACCCAAGGATGCAAACCATCCCTACTGACAGCAGGGAGCAAGCAGGAGTTGCTTCTGCAACACAGGTAAagctgccaccaccactgcACAGTTCTACACAGTGCTGGCCAGAGTTGGGGCAGCAAGGTCTGGCTACCAGGAGCTGAATTCAGTAGCCCAGTTAGCAGGGCACCTGAGGAAGCAGACTGAGGCAGGCCTGGAGGTGATGGCCAGCCTCAACCAAATCAGGCAAATCTGTGGCTGTGAGGCAGGCCCAGGGACAAGCCAGAGAGTCCATCTGCAGGTCCAGATCAGGGTCAGGTCTGGTGAATGTAAACAGCACCAGACAGTCCAGTGATTGCCAGGCAGGTCTATAATGAGAGGAATAAATGAATCTGACATCAGGATAGGAAGACAGTCCAAGGATTGGAGTCCAGAAAGTAAGATCTATGGACAGGGATGGGTCCATGGACAGGTGGAGGCTGGCACTTCTGTGACACAGATCAGACAAGGAGTAAAGGTACAGGGCTGAGCTGTAAGGAGACTCCTGGGTTTATGGGCAGTGTGTGGACAGAAGCCAGAGATGGGACTGGGCAAGACCATTAAGGCCTTGCAGTGCACTCAGGGCCCTGACAGGCAGATGGATCCAAATTACCTGCCTGTGGTCTAAGCAAGGTTTCAGTCTACTTTCTGACAGCTCCCATAAAGCATTCATCTTCCTAAAAGGGTTTTAAAACcaaatagttttgttttcagttattACATGTGCCCTGAAATTAGTCTGCAGAGAATGCTTTGCTGGGTAAGAAGGGACAGTCAAGTGGTTCAGAAGGAtcacagaaaagcacaaaaaaggtGAGAGCAGAAGAGGTGCCTGCCTCGAGAACTGGCTGTCAGAGACAGCTTCTATCAGCCAACAGACTGGGAACAAGGAAGGGCTGGGTTTGGTCTCTTCTGAACAGGATGGTCTTTCTCCACACCTAGGCAACAGCAGCTCAAAAGCCTGAGGTTTGCACAGATGTCATCCTAATCCCCCCATTCCATCCCTCCTCCCTTTCTATTCAGGTGAAGGGAAAGTCCagagaggaagaatttctgcttCAGGTTGATTTACGGAGAGGCCAATAAATTATCAGCTCTTTTGACACcacccctttccttcctctgctccccacctccccatcccactcTCCTTCCACCCTCCTTCCCTAAACATGAAATTAAGAGAAGGCTCAATATCTGCCCAGCAGAAGATTCTTGCCACGATGGACTCAGATATGCTGGTAATGTGGTGCATAGCAAAGGGACCAGAAaaccagcagccctggggacctgaagcttttcttcttgGGGCATGCCTGGAGTACATGGACCAAGAAAATCCACTCGTGTGTCTCTAGGTTACTGCAGTGATGTATGGAAACAtagctccctcctgccctgaCTCCTGGATCTTTCAtagacaaatatatatatatatatatgcatatataatatatatatatatgtagtctctatttttttttaaagtggctCACAGGACCAAACTTTTTCATTCAGAGACTTAACTCCTTGCAAGAGGGATTGGAAGTTAAGGGTTTACCTTTTCAacagtgtcttctcagcaagcaCTGCAGATAGGCCTGAATATTTTGAGAGGATGCTTGGATGGACAAAGAGCAAGGGACAGAGCACATCTCTCTGCTCAGTGTTAGCAAGAAGCAAGGAGACAGAGACCTAGAGACCTTCGTACCTCCAGAACTAGGGCACAGCTCGAGTCACTCATCCACTGGCCTTGGCCTCAGCCTGGCTAAGGATCTCATGAGTTCTCAGTCTTAACTTTCCAAGGGCTTCTGCAGACAAAGCTCCTGGAGTTTGGTGCCAAAGCCTATCCTGAACACTCCTCGATTAGgctgaaagcacaggaaaacagTCCCTTTACCCACAAGaactctgctgcttccccactTGTGGTGCAGATCTGTGTTTCATAGCTCTCTGTGGTAATGGAGCATTTCTTGATCAAGGCAAGAGAAGATGAGAGAGTGTGAGCAGATGCAGTCTCCAAAACTGAGTGACAGCAGCCTGCCTCCAGCACTGGTTTCTGGGCAGTTCTGATTCCCAGAGAAAAAGggacatttttctgtctgaatttaGCAAGAGGACTTGCCTCCTACACCCTCTGCAAAGCTTCCCCAAGCAGACACAAGGACTGTATGATGAATGAGCGTTGcattctggttttttggtttgcttttttttcctcacttcccCTTTCAAGGGACAGATTGTCTGTTCTGCAGCATATATAGATACAGCTGTATATATGTGTACACTTCAGCACAGGACATAGTTCAGAGCTTGACATACCCTCTTAAAGTTTCTACCAAAATaaggaatggaaagaaaaacaaaacaaccaacccaaccAACTGCACAACCTTCTAAATTATTAGTTTCAGTATTCCAGAGGTTGATTAGATACCAGAACATcctctttgtgtgtgtgtgtgtgtgtgtgtgtgtgtgtgtgtgtgtctgcattCCAACATGGacagagggctgggaggagagaggtTGCTGCAAGTGATGCTGGACCCAGGTAGAGGCACTTGAAAGAACCTCAGCCAATTCTCCTCCAGTTCCCCTTTGTTCAGATGTTTGTGGAACAGTTCCTCAAGGACCTGCACATCTCCTCAACCCCTCCTCTGTATTTGATGCTGAGAGTACCTGAAAGATGGATGAAGCTGTGTGAGTCTGTGTGTTTCTATAGTCCATGTTTACTTATTGTAAATACCATTTTTATACTTAACATCTATTATGTATGTGATTTGTATAATGTACTTTATTTCTGCTACAAGTAATTTCATGAAGTTTAAACTTAATCtaattttgaacaaaaaaaaaaaaaggaaaaaaaaaaaaaaaaaaaaaaaggaccaacAAGTGTAAAATGGGAAACAAAGGACTTTGGAAATTCTTGCTCAAGTTGGTTTAAACAGACATTTACAGTTTCTTCCTTCACAGTTACTGATGTGACTGGGTAATGTTTCAGCTGCTATATAAGCGTCATCAATGTCAAATTCCtctctggttaaaaaaaaaaaaaaaaacaacttaaatttatttaataaaagtttTACTTGCTAAGTAACAGAGGCTTTTTTTACTTCAGGTGTTACCTGCACTTTAAGACAATCACCAAATAGCTCTTGTCTGCAGATCCCAGACATCTTCTGAGAACTTCTGTGTCCTCTGCTCACATCTGAGAGAACAAAACTGGTTCTCCTGAGAGCCCCTTGGTAGAATCAATCTTTATCAGTCACTCTGTCAAGAGCCAGAGCCCAGCTCTGGTGCTGTGcccaggaaaagggaaagcaaatgTCCAGACTCCTCATCTTGGCCCTGAGGGGTTGGCAGGGAACCATTTGCCATACTCATGGTTCAGCACCTCCTGCtataacagtatttttttccctgggactTTATTTTGCTTCGAGCCCCCTGTTTAATGGtactggagaaaagcagaaaacaagctTTGAAATAGAGAATTAACTCAACTTTTGAGGCCCCTTTGTCCCTGTGTGTCCGTGGGATGAATCCAAACTCCAGAGTTAGGGAATTgtgttcctttcttctttccataCAACTTTGCAGAAAGCTTTGTCATGTCCAGACCCAATCTaaaggacagggagagaggaaggaaaaggctcAGCTGGTGCTTGTTCTTATGGTGTGAATAAAATGTACTTGGGACTAAAAAAATAAGGATGTATTTACGACACTGGATTCCCAGTAACAAGAACTCCAGCTGCAGTGCTATCTCGTGCAGGCACACAAGATTTTATATTTAGCTCAGATCAGAATACACTTACATCTAGCACCCTTCTCTTgacagaggaaaggaggagggggataTTCAGTGACCCTTCCACAGGAAACTGGAATTTATGCCTCCACctcttgttttctctccttgttCTTCTATGAATGAGGAAAGACTGCAATTGGCAAGGTTCTACATGCTCCATTTTAGCTCTAGAagcctgtttggtttttttttaagcaatccCTGGCTATTCCAATAAATTCCAATCTACAAAAACAGCTTTAAATTGCATCAGGATTCGTGCATTGTGGGTGGGAACAACACACAAAGTCACCATCCTCAGACAAGTAGCACACATTGGGTATTTTATCCATCCAGCAGGCACTGCTTCGTCTTAGCAGCTAAAACTTCCAAAGCATGAGATACCTCGATAGGAACAACATTTAGGGAATTCCTCCTTCTACAGTCTTCAGGGCAAGAATCCTCATCCCATCTTGGCATTTACAGCAAGACAGAGCTGATTTAACAGCCAGCAACCACCCACCACCTCAGGCCACCAGCCTTCCTTCGCAGAAGCACGCAACACCCACACATTAAATCAGTTTTATTCAAGCAGAGGTTAAAGCTCCCCGTCGCAGGCCGCGCTGAGCTAGGCCGCGTTGCCACGGCAACCGCCGGGGAGGCTgcgcggcgggggcgggcggaGCGCGGGTCACGTGGCCGGTGCGGAGGTCCCGGGGCGCAGCCATGGCCGCCCGGCTCTTCCCGCTCCTCAAGTGAGTTCCGCGTCCCTCTGCCCCGGCCTCAGCCCTTCCCCGCATGCCGCTCACCCAGACACAACGCGGGGGCTCCCCCGACTCTTCCGGGCCTGTTTCCCCGGGCTCCGGTCGAGCTCCACGGCCTTCCCCGCCCTCCTCGGCCTTCCCGCCCTCCTCagtcctgcccctgccccttttGCCGTCGCGCCCTTGGCCTCGTCTGTCCCTGTGCGGGCTTTGACCTCCGTCCCACAGCTTCTTTGTCCGCCAATGTGCGGCAGAAGTCTGGCGTTTTCTTGTGGCCTGGTAAAATCGGGGAAATGACACCCTAAGGGGTTTGTTTGGAGGTGTGGAGGGGTGCTTTTGAGGAATAATTTTACCCAAAATGCTTGTCAATACACGGATTTAATtgttctcccttttctctgtcACTGGCTCTATCTCTCATATGTCCAACTACTGCAGTACTGCTGGCTGGCAagttgttggtatttttttttcctccctgggtGTGCAGTagctttgtggggttttttttaggaaggGAAAGAACTGTCTGTCTTTGAATTTGGAAAAAGTAGTCTCCCCAAGTCTCTTACTTGtaatgaaaaagtaaataaaggGTCAGATAttctcttcctgttttccattttgcagTTTTCACCATAGCTGTGAAACCAGTGTTTGCTCACTGTGCAGTCTGCTGTGAAAGTTTAAAAGCCTAGGCAGGTGTTAGCTGAGCTGTAATGAGCTTAACAAAATATTGATGTCTGTCAAAATGATCCAATTACTTATTAACAAGACAGCAAGAACCACATCATTTGCATGGATGTCTTACCCACTGCAAAATCCTTCAGTTCTTTTTATGAAGTGAATATGCCAGTGATTATCAGACTTCAGAAAGTGGCACATACACTGAGGTGTtcaacattttctcatttttttcttaaaaactgtCACTGATAAAATGGGAATGGGTGTGGCTCCAGGGGGCTGACAGGGCTTAGTTTGCCTCAGAAAAGGCAAGAAGGTAGAAAgatgttttcctgctgctttttatcTGCAGTAAGACATTACAGTGAAGTAAATGTGACCCTCGGGTTTCTCCATCAGTGCCCTCTCTGTGGTGGTCACTGCTTGCCAAAAGAGATGCCTCAGTAGCCACAGGCCTGATGTGAACTGAACTTTTCCTCCTTCTGATTCTTTCAGATTTGTCATCAAAGGAGGcctggctggaggagctgtgtaCGTGGCCTATGACCAGGGCCTTCTGGGCAGTGGCACACAAGGAGCTGAAGCCCTCAGCAAAGCTCAGGCAGCACTGCCCCCAGTTATCCAGGAGTGGACAAATTACATGGGCTGGGAGGTAAGGACTGTGccagcaaaacagaaacattgTTTGAGCATGGGGTGACACTGGTGCAGTGACTCTGGCAGGAGTTTTGCTGTTGGAGCTGTATTTCATACTGAGGGTATTTTGAAGGGGATTGATACTGAAAGAGGATCAAGGTTGGAATTTAAGGGACAGACTTTGCTCACAGAAGTCATTTCAGGGCAGAGGGGTAACCAGGCTGTGCAGGGTCAAGGAGGGGGTTGCAGGGATTCCCTGAGAGACATTTCACCATGTAGTGGTGTCCCTGGCTCTCTTCTGAAAGGCCACACATCTACAAATACAAATTGAAGGTTGCTGTGTTCAGTTTCTCCAGCTGCTAACAGTTTGTCAATTTACCCTTCTCTTTGAGTAATTCTTAATTCAGTTCTTAATCTTTTAAACCCTCACAACAGGAGAAGACTTTGCTGAAAGCTTGAAGAGCTTTTTTTATATTAGAGACTGTTGTAAGCTCATAGATAACTGTAAGAAGGCAGCTATGGAGATGATTTTTTCAGGAGCATGCAAATAATAAGTATTACCTTTTGCCCTTACTTTAGACTGGGGGAAAGAACAAAGTCCAGACTTCAAATCTTGTGTCTGATCTCTTTTGGGATTTACAGAAAGCAGGGAGCTACCTGTCAGAGGTCAGCAGGTGATGTGAATCCTGTTATCAGTGAAATCCCTCAAGTGCTGATgttttgtctctctctttctaGCTCCCACCCACTCCAAAATTTGACTTTTCCCCTTCTGATTCCTGGAATAAAGGTAAAATAACTTGTCACCAAGCTATGGAAAGAGCAAGGGCCCCAGAGAGATGTAGCTTAaaccagttttatttctgtcctGTCCTCCTAAATTGAATTATGAAGGAGGTGATCAGTCTTGTGGTCTGGGGGAAGAAGCATTGGTACTTGGACTTCAGGAAGTCTCTTCTGCTCCATGTTTTACCACTGAGTGACTTTGGGCTTAATTTCTTGTTCCCACTGTGAAATAAGGAGGAAGTTGTGTGCCCATCACCCTGTCTGCTTTTTCCAGCCAGAGGAACTGGTGTTTCTTGTACCCACAGAGCTTTCTGCCTGCTTGTGCCCCAAGgcagctgtgtctgtgctgttACAGGATCTGAGATTTAATGTT
This region of Heliangelus exortis chromosome 28, bHelExo1.hap1, whole genome shotgun sequence genomic DNA includes:
- the CELF5 gene encoding CUGBP Elav-like family member 5 isoform X4; translation: MARPIQVKPADSESRGGDRKLFVGMLNKQQSEDDVLRLFEPFGVIDECTVLRGPDGNSKGCAFVKFSSHTEAQAAIHALHGSQTMPGASSSLVVKFADTDKERTLRRMQQMVGQLGILTPSLTLPFSPYSAYAQALMQQQTTVLSSSHGSYLSPGVAFSPCHIQQIGAVSLNGLPAAPLTPASGLHSPPLLGTAAMPGLVAPVSNGFTGVVPFPNGHPTLETVYTNGLVPYSAQSPSVAESLHPAFTGVQQYAAVYPSTTIAPIAQSIPQPPPILQQQQREGPEGCNLFIYHLPQEFGDNELMQMFLPFGNIISSKVFMDRATNQSKCFGFVSFDNPASAQTAIQAMNGFQIGMKRLKVQLKRPKDANHPY
- the CELF5 gene encoding CUGBP Elav-like family member 5 isoform X3; the encoded protein is MARLTEGEARRQPPPPPLPPAPQPPRRASPMSGSGGAEPPAQPDSMKDLDAIKLFVGQIPRNLEEKDLKPLFEQFGKIYELTVLKDRYTGMHKGCAFLTYCARDSAIKAQTALHEQKTLPGMARPIQVKPADSESRGGRDRKLFVGMLNKQQSEDDVLRLFEPFGVIDECTVLRGPDGNSKGCAFVKFSSHTEAQAAIHALHGSQTMPLMQQQTTVLSSSHGSYLSPGVAFSPCHIQQIGAVSLNGLPAAPLTPASGLHSPPLLGTAAMPGLVAPVSNGFTGVVPFPNGHPTLETVYTNGLVPYSAQSPSVAESLHPAFTGVQQYAAVYPSTTIAPIAQSIPQPPPILQQQQREGPEGCNLFIYHLPQEFGDNELMQMFLPFGNIISSKVFMDRATNQSKCFGFVSFDNPASAQTAIQAMNGFQIGMKRLKVQLKRPKDANHPY
- the MICOS13 gene encoding MICOS complex subunit MIC13, whose translation is MAARLFPLLKFVIKGGLAGGAVYVAYDQGLLGSGTQGAEALSKAQAALPPVIQEWTNYMGWELPPTPKFDFSPSDSWNKGVQTVMSALSVAPTRACEYTVEGWKYVKDLVK